In Anaerolineae bacterium, one genomic interval encodes:
- a CDS encoding carboxypeptidase regulatory-like domain-containing protein gives MQGNIYLDWRHSGHFTNTQIVLRGYHETYTTTTDSTGYFALDNIYADTYSLQASHSLFVQANRTITVAASLTTTIPQIGLWAGDINQDQDVDLYDWYLMAAAIYPVDDPDFDLNDDGLTNIQDLVILAGNQDQPNMTTTNPPMRSGKLTSQDFSRLAATHSTASLKLVPANDDEVLLHLEAVDEPVYAVGARLALPAGAAVTEVEGNIVLSGGFLNWHQEGQKLYIVVAPAEGQAITRDTDVAIIHGTTLAEILIEAENNIAGQENIVFLPLILK, from the coding sequence ACACCCAGATTGTGCTGAGAGGATATCACGAAACCTACACCACCACCACTGATTCAACAGGTTACTTTGCCCTCGACAACATCTACGCGGATACCTATTCCTTACAAGCCAGCCACTCGCTCTTTGTGCAAGCCAATCGAACCATTACCGTCGCCGCTTCACTCACCACAACCATCCCCCAAATTGGCTTATGGGCCGGTGATATTAATCAGGATCAGGATGTAGACCTGTACGACTGGTATCTCATGGCCGCGGCAATTTATCCGGTGGACGATCCCGACTTTGACCTTAACGATGATGGGTTGACAAATATTCAGGACCTGGTGATCCTGGCCGGCAATCAAGACCAACCCAATATGACCACCACCAATCCCCCCATGCGCAGCGGTAAATTAACCTCTCAGGATTTCAGTCGTCTGGCGGCAACTCATAGTACGGCCAGTCTCAAACTCGTTCCCGCAAATGACGATGAAGTTCTCCTCCACCTCGAGGCGGTTGATGAGCCAGTCTATGCTGTGGGGGCACGGTTAGCCCTCCCGGCAGGGGCGGCCGTAACTGAAGTAGAGGGAAATATAGTTTTGTCCGGTGGCTTTTTGAACTGGCATCAGGAGGGGCAAAAACTCTACATAGTTGTCGCGCCTGCTGAAGGGCAAGCCATTACGCGCGACACAGATGTAGCCATCATTCACGGCACGACGCTTGCTGAGATATTGATTGAAGCAGAAAACAATATTGCCGGCCAAGAAAACATTGTTTTTCTGCCCTTAATCTTAAAGTGA